In a genomic window of Telopea speciosissima isolate NSW1024214 ecotype Mountain lineage chromosome 5, Tspe_v1, whole genome shotgun sequence:
- the LOC122662970 gene encoding secreted RxLR effector protein 161-like — translation MIEKFKFLDIKEASSPYDSSSKTSEHSGRVVAQLECASATRSLMYAMHCTRLDIAFAVWKLSRYTSNPSVDHWKTIGRVFRYLKKTMNFGLFYRNFSAVLERYSDASWITSRGNNKSTSGWIFTLASGAISWASKKQTCISHSTMESEFISLGAAGKEAE, via the coding sequence ATGATAGAGAAATTTAAGTTTCTTGACATAAAAGAAGCAAGCTCTCCTTATGATTCTAGTTCTAAAACAAGTGAGCATTCTGGTAGGGTTGTGGCACAGCTTGAGTGTGCTAGTGCAACTAGAAGCCTAATGTACGCAATGCATTGTACAAGACTTGATATAGCTTTTGCTGTTTGGAAACTTTCGAGGTACACTAGTAATCCTAGTGTGGATCACTGGAAAACCATTGGTCGAGTTTTTAGATATCTTAAGAAGACTATGaactttggtttgttttataGAAACTTTTCAGCAGTGTTAGAGAGATACTCGGATGCTAGTTGGATCACTAGTAGAGGTAATAATAAGTCCACATCTGGATGGATTTTTACACTAGCTAGTGGAGCCATATCTTGGGCTTCAAAGAAGCAAACTTGTATCTCACATTCAACCATGGAGTCTGAATTTATATCTTTGGGAGCAGCAGGAAAAGAAGCAGAATGA